A single region of the Xiphophorus maculatus strain JP 163 A chromosome 3, X_maculatus-5.0-male, whole genome shotgun sequence genome encodes:
- the LOC111608031 gene encoding SUN domain-containing protein 2-like: MPRTSERLIRNGYYDMYGQPLISYRDMPNRRRRITGRPVHGEVTFRERFHSLEDNMTVQENQTMDTLIRDCYNIFVFVFVIFVVFACICRIISLHSRSSELYVTPTLTDMVTISGGEDQEYLSRLQSLEAKLEYLLPQADLWPNFALGSQGATILHKMTSKTYQSIKGCRWFGKLPPIGPNIVIQGGTDLIPGQCWAFEGFPGRLSVELSNKVTVTHVSLGHISKIVSPTASVSSAPREFSVYGKKNLEDEESHLGTFLYDEDGDRIQTFRLPVNMSN, from the exons atgcCAAGAACAAGTGAACGTTTGATAAGAAATGGGTACTATGACATGTATGGACAACCACTTATTTCATACAGAGATATGCCAAACAG AAGGAGGCGCATAACAGGTCGCCCTGTACATGGGGAGGTAACATTTAGAGAGAGGTTTCATAGCCTTGAGGACAATATGACTGTCCAAGAAAACCAGACCATGGACACTCTGATACGGGATTGTTATaacatctttgtctttgtctttgtcatCTTCGTCGTCTTTG CTTGTATTTGCCGAATTATTTCCCTGCACTCGCGATCTTCAGAATTATATGTCACACCAACTCTAACAGACATG GTTACAATCTCTGGAGGTGAGGATCAGGAATATCTCTCCAGGCTGCAGTCGTTGGAGGCAAAGCTTGAGTACCTTCTACCACAAGCAGATCTGTGGCCCAACTTTGCTCTGGGGTCTCAAG GAGCAACGATTTTACACAAGATGACCTCAAAAACATATCAGAGCATTAAAGGATGTAGATGGTTTGGGAAGCTACCTCCTATAGGCCCAAACATTGTTATTCAG GGAGGAACTGATCTGATTCCAGGACAATGCTGGGCCTTTGAAGGCTTCCCGGGACGTTTATCCGTCGAACTGTCAAACAAAGTCACAGTCACTCATGTGTCGTTGGGTCATATTTCCAAGATTGTTTCCCCAACTGCGTCAGTCTCCAGTGCTCCTAGAGAATTTTCTGTCTAT GGAAAGAAGAATTTAGAAGATGAGGAGAGTCATTTGGGAACTTTTCTATATGATGAAGATGGAGACCGAATACAGACCTTCAGACTTCCCgtaaatatgtcaaattaa
- the LOC102229084 gene encoding protein lifeguard 1-like isoform X1, whose amino-acid sequence MKTSIAEKGTSDRGGSVIGCFVLQYLGDIQRTNFIQFFFAPVIFFSRSKARMTTERADYTPVVVGTSHPPVFDQPHFPAAFGVTVPDPEAHGGAILAPGGLPYPPPPVAFAPVIPGAYGMTVKPQDGSSGYVNPNYPGYPENAPPYSPPAPGFVDSYSGGNPYLSEEAPPPFNENQDFDFGLDNKSIRRAFIRKVYLVLTAQLMVTFAFVAVFTFVRQVRSFVLDHVWTYFLSYGVFVASVLAISCCGNFRRRHPWNLVALSILTLSMSYMVGTIASFHKTEAVIMAVGITAFVCFTVVIFSMQTKYDFTSCYGVLFVCSLVLIFFGILCIILQNNILQIVYAGLGALLFTAFLAVDTQLLLGNKELSLSPEEYVFAALNLYMDIINIFLYILALIGRARG is encoded by the exons ATGAAAACCAGCATTGCAGAAAAAGGAACGTCAGACAGAGGTGGTAGTGTGATTGGTTGCTTTGTGCTTCAGTACCTGGGTGACATTCAAAGGACAAACTTTATTCAG TTTTTCTTCGCacctgtcatcttcttctccCGATCTAAAGCAAGGATGACCACCGAGAGGGCCGATTACACTCCCGTGGTGGTGGGCACCTCTCACCCTCCTGTCTTCGATCAACCTCATTTTCCTGCGGCGTTTGGCGTCACTGTACCGGACCCGGAGGCGCACGGCGGGGCCATCCTTGCCCCTGGCGGCCTGCCGTACCCTCCTCCACCGGTCGCCTTCGCCCCCGTCATCCCCGGAGCCTACGGGATGACAGTGAAGCCACAAGATGGAAGCTCAGGTTATGTCAACCCCAATTACCCAGGTTATCCAGAAAATGCCCCGCCGTATTCTCCACCTGCCCCGGGCTTTGTTGACAGCTATAGTGGTG gtAATCCTTACCTCAGTGAGGAAGCTCCTCCACCCTTCAATGAGAATCAAGACTTTGATTTTGGATTAGACAACAAGAGCATAAGAAGGGCCTTTATTAGAAAG GTGTACTTGGTGTTAACCGCTCAGCTCATGGTGACATTCGCATTTGTGGCTGTTTTCACCTTTGTGAGACAAGTGAGGTCTTTTGTTTTAGACCATGTCTGGACGTACTTCTTGTCCTACGGAGTGTTCGTGGCGTCGGTTTTGGCGATCAGCTGCTGCGGAAACTTCCGCCGAAGACACCCCTGGAATCTGGTGGCATTG TCCATCCTGACTCTCAGCATGTCCTACATGGTGGGTACCATCGCCAGCTTCCACAAAACCGAGGCTGTGATCATGGCGGTGGGAATCACTGCCTTCGTTTGCTTTACGGTGGTCATTTTCTCCATGCAG ACCAAGTATGACTTCACTTCCTGTTACGGcgtgctttttgtttgttcgcTGGTCCTGATTTTCTTCGGCATCCTCTGCATCATTCTGCAAAACAACATCCTGCAGATTGTCTATGCTGGACTGGGAGCTTTGCTCTTCACAGCA TTCCTGGCTGTGGACACCCAACTGCTGCTTGGCAACAAGGAGCTCTCTCTGAGCCCAGAGGAATATGTCTTTGCTGCTCTCAACCTGTACATGGACATCATTAACATCTTCCTCTACATTCTTGCTCTCATTGGAAGAGCCCGAGGCTGA
- the LOC102229084 gene encoding protein lifeguard 1-like isoform X2 produces MTTERADYTPVVVGTSHPPVFDQPHFPAAFGVTVPDPEAHGGAILAPGGLPYPPPPVAFAPVIPGAYGMTVKPQDGSSGYVNPNYPGYPENAPPYSPPAPGFVDSYSGGNPYLSEEAPPPFNENQDFDFGLDNKSIRRAFIRKVYLVLTAQLMVTFAFVAVFTFVRQVRSFVLDHVWTYFLSYGVFVASVLAISCCGNFRRRHPWNLVALSILTLSMSYMVGTIASFHKTEAVIMAVGITAFVCFTVVIFSMQTKYDFTSCYGVLFVCSLVLIFFGILCIILQNNILQIVYAGLGALLFTAFLAVDTQLLLGNKELSLSPEEYVFAALNLYMDIINIFLYILALIGRARG; encoded by the exons ATGACCACCGAGAGGGCCGATTACACTCCCGTGGTGGTGGGCACCTCTCACCCTCCTGTCTTCGATCAACCTCATTTTCCTGCGGCGTTTGGCGTCACTGTACCGGACCCGGAGGCGCACGGCGGGGCCATCCTTGCCCCTGGCGGCCTGCCGTACCCTCCTCCACCGGTCGCCTTCGCCCCCGTCATCCCCGGAGCCTACGGGATGACAGTGAAGCCACAAGATGGAAGCTCAGGTTATGTCAACCCCAATTACCCAGGTTATCCAGAAAATGCCCCGCCGTATTCTCCACCTGCCCCGGGCTTTGTTGACAGCTATAGTGGTG gtAATCCTTACCTCAGTGAGGAAGCTCCTCCACCCTTCAATGAGAATCAAGACTTTGATTTTGGATTAGACAACAAGAGCATAAGAAGGGCCTTTATTAGAAAG GTGTACTTGGTGTTAACCGCTCAGCTCATGGTGACATTCGCATTTGTGGCTGTTTTCACCTTTGTGAGACAAGTGAGGTCTTTTGTTTTAGACCATGTCTGGACGTACTTCTTGTCCTACGGAGTGTTCGTGGCGTCGGTTTTGGCGATCAGCTGCTGCGGAAACTTCCGCCGAAGACACCCCTGGAATCTGGTGGCATTG TCCATCCTGACTCTCAGCATGTCCTACATGGTGGGTACCATCGCCAGCTTCCACAAAACCGAGGCTGTGATCATGGCGGTGGGAATCACTGCCTTCGTTTGCTTTACGGTGGTCATTTTCTCCATGCAG ACCAAGTATGACTTCACTTCCTGTTACGGcgtgctttttgtttgttcgcTGGTCCTGATTTTCTTCGGCATCCTCTGCATCATTCTGCAAAACAACATCCTGCAGATTGTCTATGCTGGACTGGGAGCTTTGCTCTTCACAGCA TTCCTGGCTGTGGACACCCAACTGCTGCTTGGCAACAAGGAGCTCTCTCTGAGCCCAGAGGAATATGTCTTTGCTGCTCTCAACCTGTACATGGACATCATTAACATCTTCCTCTACATTCTTGCTCTCATTGGAAGAGCCCGAGGCTGA